In Magnolia sinica isolate HGM2019 chromosome 16, MsV1, whole genome shotgun sequence, the genomic window CATCTTTCACAAAATTGCTAACTTTGaaagaaatacacacacacacacacacctgaatttgactatctttaaaggttaatactcaggtttttggagaacgagtcatatactcgggttctgaaaacttaGGGCGTTATAATAATGCTCAGTTTTCCCACAGACATGGCAAGGGCCTTTGAACGTTCCATTCTTTTTCtgagttttcttgaatttccctttattgAGTTTCAGAGAATCTTCGTTCTCGAGATTCTTATTATTTGTATTCTCTATTGCATGTACTTTGGTTgaagaattttcatttttattctttttatcgCGGTTACGAGAGTCTTCCTCAATTAATAGATAtttttggatttgttccagtgtgtaatCCTCAGTCTTATGCatcaacttctttctatagtctttctacATTGGGGGCAACTTTACGATAATAGCTCCGACTTAGAATgactcaggaagatcaattttaatGACCTTAATTTTATTTACTATTAACTGCAATTTTTGGATTTGAGGCAGTAacggtttgttatctaccatgttatagTCAAAGTACCTGGCTATCAGGAACttattggtaccttcttcttcagctttgTATTTGAACTCCAAGGCGGTCTGAATTTCTTTTATAGACGATGTTTGTGTGTACAGATTGTACAGACGGTCGGAGAGCGCATTCAAAATATGTCCACGACACAAGAGTTCGTATTCAGGTCGTTTGTTGTGGGTGACAATCACTTTAGGTGTATCCTCGTCAGTAGCTTCAGGCAGCAGTTGCAGATTGGGATCTAGGATGTAAAAGATCTTTAATGCCATCAGAAGAAACTTGATCTTATCTTGCcaccttgtaaaattggttccatcgaatcgATCAAGACGAATCAAATTCTGATTCATCaatttgatggatgatacgctTTCGGCTTTCATTTCAGAacaacgctttaagattgttgataaaataatatagaaataatattttttgTAAATAAGTAAATTGAAAAATAATTAGGACAGGTTGAAGCACGTATGAGAACGCTATTCTTAaaacgttatttgcccctactcaaataaattgagtatgctgaaagaTTCTAGGCAAATAGCTGCTAGGATACAATGAGCCTGGTATGGATTTGCGTTCAGCAAATATGACAATCCACTAATGGAACTCTTGTACATAAATTTCTGGTAGAAATAACTAAAAGAAAATTCCTAGAATTAGAGAGAGAAAATGATTATTAGACCAAAGCACTGGTCTCTTTTTCAATAcaggactattcccaaaacaccaaaaaaggtttttttttcaaaaacttttaaacaatatttataatttttaatattgaaatatatttaaaagacaACATTTTACAACACTTGTTTGTAGTTCAATCTATGATGTTCGAGAGTCCCTCCCATCGTTGGACTCTCAATGTCTCTCACATGCCTCCGCCTCTCTCCCGTGAGAAGAGATCCCTAGCTGTGCTCAAACACATCTCCTTATAGTGGTCCTCAAGTCATTGTAAGATCATACACAACTCAATGCCGTGAGCCCCACCCGAAGAATGccccaatgatccaaactgttcatgtagTTGTCTATATAGTTAATACCATGTATGGCCCACTGATTTCTAACAACATTAGCCAACATATCATGTGTGTGAGTTCAGGACCACTCATCTAGTGGTGATGATCTTGAACTTGGGGTTGTCCACACATTTGGCTAACTACATGCTCAGAGAAAAATTGATGGTTAAAGAAAATATGATCAATTAGCTACATTAAACATAcaatgtgacccatttgatgagcaaatatttttaaaaaaatgttaaagGCCATGCTGCCTAATGAGACGCAAGGATCTTGGACATGGCCATATTGGAAGGCATGCTGCACGAATCGCTTCAATATCTACCTGTGGGAATCCCCTCAAAGCCTATCTCGTTATGCTTTTGAGCTCACGTTGATCAGTTGGGTCATGCTCTTATCTATGGCTGTCAATGGCCAAATTGGTCACCTAAAACTCTTGGGCTCCCACAGGAACTGCCCACTTGTGGAATAAGCCAAGCTTGGACCTAAATTCTTATTCAGAAGACTAGGCTCGCCTCTAGCCAGCCCACCCTCACATGCTTGCACCGTGAACCTAAATTAGTGACATACTTAGGTTGTATTTGGAAGCATAAATAATTGGGACCATCAACTTTCGGTTTAAACAATTTCCTTGTCCAACACGAATATAAGTAGTCACATTTTCAACCCAATTAATCAGTGTTTATGACAGGGAAGGTCTCATGTTCTAGTTTTCTAGATGGTGCATTATGTTGGCCCCCATTGTGAAAGTTAGGTGCACAAATAATAAGGTCAATCCAACTATCATTTTGGGCACCACTTGAATTTGGACCTACATGATAGTTGggttggcttgatttttgagatttCCAACTTTTATGCTGGGTGACCCTATTGTTGGAAAATCGTCCCAACAAAAGCATCTTAATTTGGATTGAAATAACAAGGAAAAAAATTCAATCAACCGCGTTACAAGACgcatgatttttacatggaaaagccTTGCGGGGAAAAAACCACGATGCAAAGCGATGATCAATATACCATTCAAAGAAGATCAATTAAGAAGAGAACTTACCACCAAAAAACTATCCCTCTCACTTTGGAGGCTCATTTAAAAAACTCAAAATCCGTGACTCTCTCTTAATCCTAACATAACTTACCCTAAAACTTACTTTTTCATgagaaaaatgtcaaaaatatCCGTCAAAAGATGGACAAACGACTAACACTTGGGCCTTCTTAGAATGTGAAACATGAGTCATATGAgctcataaaaataaataaacccaTAGTGATTTGATGTCACAATTTTACCTGCAACACTAGTTGAATTGCAAACATAACCTGGTGGCCCCCACACCAACATTGCATTAACAGTTCCAAATCCTCACTGCCCACGGGTCCTCCTGAAACCAGATTATCAGAATTCAGGAAAGATTGGATTGACCCTGGTCCGTCGGCCAAAAGTTAGGCCCAAGATAGGGAAGAACTAAATGGATTGCAGTCTGACCTCCATTGTAGCTATTTTGGGCCCAAGACTCAGGCCCAAACTACCCCTCTGGATCTAAAGCTAAATCCAAGCCGGCTGATTGACAGTTGCATACACACTTGAGCTGAAGCCATCTTCAAGATTTTTTAAACAACCAAATAAGCTACAGGAACAATTCAGATGCTGCCTCTCGATCCATGTTGATTGAATCAGAGGTGACAACAGCAAAATTAacatggtaaaaaaacatcattaaaataaaacttataacattaTAAAGAAAATTAGCAAAAGCTACAGGAACATCCAATTATGAAATaacatcattaaaataaaacttataacattaTAACCAACAAAATAAAATTAGCAAAAGTAAAAAATCGGCTTGAATGGTGTGAAAAATTAGAATTTAACACATAAAACAAAATTGAATTAAATTAGAAGAGGTCTCAAGCCCAACCAATTGAACTAtaagttattttccatccagtagACAGTTTCTAACCTTGCATGGTGTGAAAATTTTAACACGTCTAGTAAGTTCGCCTCATCATAAAGACCGCCTTAGGCAAAATCAGCCATATTTGCTCATCATTAATGGACAAAAATGATCATTTatcttatggcccacttgatggataatgaggctgatttttgcataGTTGATTCTCTGTTGGGGATgatattggaagggttggatttcacatttACTAAATAGATTCAAAGTAATGGGGTGGGTGGACTGTATCTTGTGACTTGAAACCTTTTCattaaatgaaataaataaatgaaaataactGGCTAACCAGCTAAGCATAAACAAAGAAACCGAAAATTAGTTCTGATAATAAAGCCCATTTTGTATGGGCATGGACGGCATGGGCTGACAATTTTCAGTCTAAGCCCAATCTGACCAGAACCCAGCCCAAATTGCAATCTTATTTTAAACTACATGTCAATGAAACTGAGCCCAAGCGTTGGACCCTTACCTCCTGCAGGGTTTAGCAGACACAGCCAGGAATGGTTACCCCAGACAATCATTTATGGGGGTGggggacatggtccatccaatgtggggtccactagttgAAAGGTGCAGATTGATGAAGCGGAGATGCACTACCTGGTTATTATTTTAATGCTTGTATCCTCTGAGTTTCTCCACACATTTCAATTCTAGGGTTACCAGTTACAGAAAACATCTTTCTCACAATCTCAATTAAAAACTGAaaaggcccatcttcatcttcatcttcatcttcatcttcatcaccACCATACAAGAAGAGCAATCCATATCTATCCTCAAACCTAATACCAGAATCTCTGTAAAGCTAGGAAAGAACCTTACTTGTCTTCTCCTCTCCTCTTCTCCAGCTAGTActaattttcttctttcctttcttgtgGAGGGGTATTTTGGGAAATGGGGAAATCAGGTGGTAGGAGAAAGAAAGGTGGGAACAATCCTCCCACTTCAGGCGATGCTGTTGTTTCCCATTCTGCCCCTCCTCATGccactgctgctgttgctgctgctgccaaTGGTGTAGATTTGGATTCCTCCATATTCTTGAAGCGGGCCCACGAGCTCAAAGAAGAAGGAAACCGTCGCTTCCAATCAAAGGATTATGCTGGTGCCCTCCAGCAGTACGATCTCGCTCTTCAGCACACCCCCAAGACCCATCCCGACCGCGCCATCTTCCACAGCAACCGCGCCGCCTGCCTCATGCAGATGAAGCCTGTTGACTACAACATGGTCGTTGCCGAGTGCTCCCTCGCCCTCCAGGTCCAGCCCCGATTCGGTCGTGCTCTCCTCCGCCGTGCCCGTGCCTTCGAGGCCCTCTCCAGGTACGACATGGCTATGCAGGACGTCCAGGCCCTGCTCACTGCTGACCCCAACCACCGTGATGCCCTTGAGATCGCTCGCCGCCTGCGGGTTGCCCTCGGCCCCCGCCAGGAGGCCCAGCAGGATCTCCAGAGCCAACCGTCCCCTGCTGCTCTTGGGGCCTCCGCTGTCCGTGGAGCCCCAATTGGTGGGCTCGGCCCCTGCTTGCCAGCCCGCACCGCGCCCAAGAAGGCTGTGGCATCCAACAAGCATGATAAACCACTCTCCCCCACCAAAACCCAACAACCTATTTCCCCCTCAAATGGGCCGGAGCTGAAATCAATGCCCAGAGCTGTTTTGAAACCTTTCAAAGGTACTTCAGAGCCTCTTGCATTCCCAGATAAGGATAATAAGGATCTTCCATTGCAGTCATCCTCTTCATCATTGCCACTGCGCCCTTTACGTGCGCCTTCTGTTCCCGTGGTTACTCAATGGAGGCCGTTGAAACTCATTTACGACCATGACATAAGGCTTGCCCAGATGCCGGCAAATTGCAGTTTTAGAGTGCTGAGAGATATAGTAGCAAATCGGTATCCCTCATCAAAGTCCGTTCTGGTCAAGTACAAGGATATGGATGGCGATCTAGTGACTATTACCAGCACGGACGAACTCAGGCTAGCAGAGTCCTGCATTGATGGGCTTGCACCGAAGGAGAAAAACGAAGCGTCGGAAATGAATAAGAGTGATGCCCTTGCTGTTTTGAGGCTGCATGTTGTGGAGGTGAGCCCTGATCAGGAGCCACCCTTGGTTGAAGAAGAGGAGAAGCCAGTACAAGAACCATCAGTAGAGGATGAGGTGATAAAGGGTGATCAAAGTGTCACCCATTCATCTACAGGTGATTCGGTGTTGGAAGGTATGGACAATGAGGCCATTAAGACTGGTTTGGAAGAAGACGCTCCAGCAGAGAAGACGGGAGGCGAAGCTAATCACACTGAGTGCAAGGAAGTAGAGATTGATGACTGGCTGTTTGAATTTGCTCAGTTGTTCCGCACCCAGGTTGGCATTGACCCAGATGCGCATATTGACCTGCATGAGCTTGGGATGGAACTCTGTTCAGAGGCGCTCGAGGAGACTGTGACGAGTGAAGAAGCACAAAGCCTctttgacatggctgcttctaagTTCCAAGAGGTGGCGGCACTAGCATTCTTCAATTGGGGAAATGTTCATATGTGTGCGGCTAGGAAGCGCATACCATTGGATGAGTTGGCCCCAAAGGAGGTGATGACAGCCCAACTTGAAGCTGCTTATGATTGGGTTCAGGAGAGGTATTCTTTGGCTGGACAGAAATATGAAGAGGCCCTCCGGATCAAGCCAGACTTCTATGAGGGGTTGCTTGCATTAGGACAGCAGCATTTCGAGACTGCGAAGCTGCGATGGTCTTTTGCTCTGGCTAACAAGGTCAACCTGGAAACTTGGGACTCCACAGAGACAATTGGGCTTTTCGATAGTGCGGAAATGAAGATGAAAGCTGCTACTGAGATGTGGGAAAAGCTGGAAGAACAGAGGGCAAATGAGCTTAAGGATCCTAGTGTGAGCAGAAAGGATGAGTTGTTGAAAAGGAGGAAGAAACATGGCACGGGCACTGATGGTCAGCCCTCCGGAAATGGTCAGGGGGAGCTATCGGCTGAGGAAGCAGCGGAACAAGCGGCTGTGATGAGATCTCAGATACATCTTTTCTGGGGAAACATGCTTTTTGAGCGTTCTCAAGTTGAATTCAAACTTGGGTTGGAGGGTTGGGAAAAGAATCTGGATGCTGCTGTTGAGAGGTTTAAGCTTGCTGGGGCTTCTGAAGCTGATATTGCTGTTGTTCTGAAAAACCATTCATCCAATGGTGGAGCTGGTGTAGAAGGTGATGGCAAAAATATCACGAGCGGAAGCACAGAGATCACTGAAACAAATGGCAAAGCTGAGGTTAAGCATGTACCAGAAAGGTGACTTTTTAATTAACCTAAGCATGCTTGGTGAGTGCTGATGAAGGCCATTGATTTTGTCAATCTGATTTCATGGAAAAGCTTGGACGGGAGAAAGGATTGCCTTTTCTAAGAGTTTCTATCAAAGTATGGTGTTTCGTGTAAGCCTGATCGTTGTGTGGGTTTTAGATTTCCCTTTTGAAGGAGAATTTGATGTCATCAGAACAGGTGTGTATCTGCTGCAAGATTTTGCATCCAATATTCTTCTGAGCAACTTTAAAGGCGACTCATGATATAAACTTTGCTCCCAATACTCTTGTACTTGATGGCCTCAATCTGCTGACATTTTGATTTAATTCTTCCTCTTTCAACTACATCATTCATGAGTATTGCTTCCTTTTGGTGTGGTTATGACTTGATTTAGGAGATCTTCTATGGTAGGAAATCTATAATAGCATACTTATCCTGATTAACATGGGTTCAAGCCTGTGCCTCAGTGGTAGATAGAGTGCATTTCAGCATTGAGGCCTCGTGTTCATGCCCATGCTTACctatcaaaataataataataaaaaaataaaaaataaaaaataaaaataaaaactaaaaataaaataaaataaagtaaagacGAGAAAAAAGTATGTAAAGGAAACACTAGCCATGCTTAGCCATCAGTAGTTAGTTCCTCATTTTGATGATTTTCCTTTACTTAAGTGAAGTTGCTCCTATGTTGCTATAGTCACCTAGATTAATATCCACAAAATCCACCACATTGttctttatcatcatcatcatctaagccttatcccaactgcTTGGGCTCAGTTACAGGAATCCTGTTTTGCTATTCCACTCTTCAAAATGTCAGATTGTCTCAATGCAATTTCTTTGACGAGATATTGCATTCCCAATAACTTGTTTGGTTCCACTTGTTTTTCCTTGGAAAACATGAGGTtctaatactttttttttttccaggaaaTTGCATCCAATATTGCTAATGGAGAATGATTAGTTGCAAATTACTCATGTACATGCATAAATGCATGCACGATGTGATGATTTTTGAGAATGTTGAGATGTATGTATGTGAAGACTTGGAAGGATAGATTTATGAATTAGGTCATCCAAAGCAGCCTAGCAGTACTCTTAGTAAGAAATAGAATGGCGGGGAATGATCTGAGACTAAGTTGCATGATTTTCCTAACTAGATGCAACTCTTGCTTTGAATCGTGCTTTGGACTTGCACTTCCACTTCTGCTTCCTACTTGTTTAACAGATGAAATCATTTTGAAATAGATGCTTTCCCCCTTCCCCACCCAAATCTATAAGCACTTCGCTTCACACTTCATGCAAATATAGACTAAGATGACTTGGTCATGGGTATTAAGGCTAGAGATACCCCCTGATTGTGGTTAGTAGCTTGAAAAGAGAGGATGGGAAGattcgtgagagagagagagagagagagagagagagagagagagagagagagttggaatcGAGGTGTTGAGAAGGGGTGTGAATGTATGCCTACTTACTGATGATAGGGCCTTATATAGGAATGACTATCAAAACAAGATTTGTAAAGCCGCATTAAGCTGGGAGCCTGGAACAAGGCTATAATGATGATGTTGATGGCGGCTGCAACAGTggggagatgatgatgatgattgcatTTATGTATTGAAGATGATACCTTCTCCTCAAGGATATAATTGGGACCCTCATAGGAGGCAGGCTGTCAAAGAGATTGTGCATAGCAGTATGCATGTTGTAGAACATGAATCAAAGTTGGAGATGGTCAATGATAGGATCCTATCAGAGTCATGGAGTATTGAGAGCAGGTAGCACTATTTCCCCCATTACAAGGATCGACAAGGGATATTATATTTTTGTGGGCTTAGGTCAAGGCTGTGGTGGATGATGAGTTGAAAGGTGAGTTCTCAATGTTGATCCATTGTTTGTTCATTAGGGAAGATTCCCCATGGGCATTCATGGCCGTGAACAGTCTGAATGAGGGTGAAGAAAGCTTGAGTTTTGGTTAGAGCTCAATGTGGTTATAGAAGATGAGATCTGCTGTAATTTCAAGGAGGGGATGATATGGATACTATATGACCGTATTAGTTGATACGATATCTATATTCAAATCTTTGGTTGAGGGATGGGTGAGTTCTCATTTGGGCATTCTCTTCAGAGCAAATTGAAAGAGTAGAGTAAATATACTTGTGGCAGAGGCATTTTAAGAAAGAGAATCTTGAGTAGGATCACTGCGATTTATGTGATCAAAGATTTTGAATCCATGAATGGTGATCTCAAAGGGGAAAGGTTCTTAAGCTAGAATATATGTAAgtgtagagaaggaaagagtCCTTATGGAGAGAAAAGTATAGGACCACAATTAAAAGAGGGAACAACAACACTGTTTTTTGTCAAAAAAGGCTAAATGGAGGAGAATTGCATTCATAATCTAATATTTTTGGTTCAAATTCGAGGGATGTTCAGTTATTTCCTTAAACGGAGTTCGAAGCTTGGGAGCTCGAGAATTAATTCGACTCTGGGGGAGGTTCCAACAAGCGTCTGCATGCCATTGGCAGTGATGGAAAATGAAGATCTGATGGTGGATGAGGCTTTGAATGCGCTGGTAGAGGTCACGAGGGTAGAAGACTTGGATACTCCCGTGAGCTCTTTGGGGTTGGAGGTGTATCAAGATATGCTTGATGAGTTCTTTATGGAGGATGATGTGGTGCCTGTGGGTAACGTTGGTCAGAGAGATATACTTGATGTCATCCTAGTAGTTGCAGGAGAAGGAGAGGTGGCTTGCAGGCATCATAATTGAAAAACCGATAGAAGAATCCTCAATCATGTTGCTATGGTGAAAGATAAGAGGTGGATAAGGGAAGCTTTAATGCATGTGGGTAGACAGATCAAAGTTATGTTCACGGACAGAGAGGAAGATTACTATGAATTGTTCCGATTTGTGGGGGCTCATAGAATATAAAAGTAGCAGTCAATTTCTCtcaagaggttttttttttttttaaataataataataacagtggTTGTAAGGTTGACCATTGTAAGGTTTTGGCCCCAACTTCCcaacttttgaatttttttggGCCAAAATGCCATTCTGCCAGTTATTGCAGCGTACAATGGTTGCTTATCTTGGAagttgaaaagtttttttttttttttttttaaaacgagagtgggtcccactaaatcaatgttgggcccactatatgaGAGATTCGATCCGTTCATTTTATTTGAGGCATCCTGGTACCTCATAAGGTGTTGATATCATCTTGATCTGAGCCCTCTTTAGTTCCAAATGGAAATAATGGtggcctcttctttttttttgagttgTTTCATCTGGTGTGGTCTACCCTTGATGTCTTCTTTCCTCACTCTTGGGGTCATGCCCTTAAATTAATTTTTCATTCAAATGGTCCGGGTGGATTTTAGCAAATACGCATAGTGGGCCTCGCAAAACCAGTTCGAAAACCTAAATGTGGGGCTAAGACCAAACTTTGGACCCCATTTGCATTTTTTTCGAAGTTTGTTTTAGATAGAGGGGACCACCACCGCAGAAGGCTGTTGGAAGTTGCTGCTTCCTCTATGGGACCTATTCCTTCGAGATTCTGGTGTATTTCCGGTGACTttttcgagtttttttttttttccagaaagtgTGACCACCAACCATTCCGAAAGTTCTGACTGTTGGAAGGTAGCTGTGCGGGGCCACTATAAACACTGGTTGCTCTCCGACAAGCCTCCAACAAACTATTTACTTCGTTGTGGGATCCACACCAACTTTCGGCGAACTAAGGATACTTGCTGGTTCTCCATTGTAAAATTGATAAGGATCTCTGTTGGATTGCCATTATCATCCTTTAGAGATTGCTATTGGGGAAGGAGTTGGGATCAATGAAGAAGATGGATAGGGAGGAGATAGGAAAGGAAGACGAAGAGAAGAGAAGTGCGGAAGGAGATGATCACACCTAGGTGTTGTGGATCGCACTTGAGATTTGTGGATCACACCTGTTCCCCTCTTTCCAAGaaaaaataattctgaaaaaaatgcaaatggagttCAAGGTTCGGTTTTGGCCCCACACATAGGTTTTTCGAttgattttgtggggcccactattcgtATCTGCTAAAAATCTTATCCGACCATTCGAATAGGGgattaattttagggcatggccccaaGAATGAGGGAAGATGACATCGAGGGTGGacccacaccaaatgaaacaactTGAAAAGAAAGGCCACCATTATCTCCATTAAGGGGCCACAGAGTGCTCGAATCAAGATGAGTAAAATGAACAGATCAGATCTCCCATGGAGTGGGCTCAACATTGATTTAGTGGGAACCacttattttttttgaaaaaagtctTTTCAACTTCTGAGACAAGCAACTGTCATACACTGCAACAACTGGcagaagggcattttggtccaaaggATGAGAGGGCCCAGATTCAGGAGGTTTGTAGGAAAGCCAAGGTGCAAATTATCTCGTTCTAGGAAGCACAAATTCAAGGCTTTGACAAGAGAATGTCAGAGTTTGTTTAGGATGCTAACGGTAAGGAATGGGTGGCAGTCTTGCTGGGCTCTGTTGATGATATTGTTGTAGCTTGGGATTAATTTTTTCAAATGGTATAAACGATCATGTGTGACCCAAGGGGCTTGTGTACTTATGCAATGGCATGGACGCATATGCAATGGTACAACCcctaaacctttttttttttttttttaataaaaagagaaaaattaaggaaataatgaaaaaattatgtaaaaatactacaagtgtagggatttttttaaaagttttaataTCAATTTCATTTCAATTTTGTTATATTTACTACATCAATTGGACTATTAGATTATAATAACTTAACAAGTCAACAAACAAATACTCAAATGAATGCATATACTAAGAAATGTGAGAGAGTAAGAGAttattagtgtgtgtgtgtgtgtgtgtgagagagagagagagagagagagagagagagagagagagagagagagattatggaAGTATAAGAGAGGAAAAATGTGCATTGTTGTTGACGGGTTGAATGTGGCATATGAGAGGGTTGTGGGCTTAGCTTGATGTGGTGAGAGGTAGAACTGACTCTCCTTGGTGCGTTGGGGGTGACTTTAACGTCACTAGATTTTCATATGAGAAATCTTCAAGTGGGAAAGTTACCGAAGCATGTTGGCTTTTTTCTAAATGAGTCGAGAGTCATGAGATGATTGACCTCTTGGTCTAATGGTCAAGATCGACCAATCATGACAAGGATTGATAGATTTCTAGTTTCACCCAGTTGGGCGGATATTGGATAGGTTTTCGTTTGTTGCTCAATGTGGTTTACCAAAGCCTGTCTCGAACCATTGTCTAATTCTGTTGGAAACTAAGGAAAATTGGGGTCCAAAACCCTTTAGATTGGAGTTAATGTGGTTCGAGGTGGAAGGTTTCTTGGGCCTAGTTAGGACTAGTAGGCTTCATTTGAAGTGGAAGGTTTTGTGGGTTTTAGATTAAGTAAAAAATTAGGGCTGTTGAAGAGGAGAAGGGAGGGGGGAAACAAAGGAAATCCAAAGTAAAATCCATGGACTCAACATTAAAACAGAGGATGTGGTTTTATATGACGAAGAGAAAATCCTTTATAAGAATCTTGGGCAAGAATATGCAAGCCATATTAAGGAGGAAGAGATCAAATGGAAGCAAAGATTGCGGGCTACCTGGCTAGAGGGTGATAAGAACACAAGATTTTTTCATAGCATAGCGAGTGCTTGGGCAAGTTGTAGTAAGATGAGTAGCATCATGGTAGAGGATGAAAGGGTGGAAGAGAAAGACATGATTTGTGATGGTGATGTGTAGTGTGGTTTTATGAAGAGTGGTTGACAAGGGAAGAAGGATGGAAAGGCCAGTTCTGGATGCATATTTGCTTGAGGTGGAGTTTTCTAAAGCTGAATAAGGAAGCTGTGGACTTTTTGGGAAGAGATAAAGCACCAAGGCCGG contains:
- the LOC131229505 gene encoding protein CLMP1, whose translation is MGKSGGRRKKGGNNPPTSGDAVVSHSAPPHATAAVAAAANGVDLDSSIFLKRAHELKEEGNRRFQSKDYAGALQQYDLALQHTPKTHPDRAIFHSNRAACLMQMKPVDYNMVVAECSLALQVQPRFGRALLRRARAFEALSRYDMAMQDVQALLTADPNHRDALEIARRLRVALGPRQEAQQDLQSQPSPAALGASAVRGAPIGGLGPCLPARTAPKKAVASNKHDKPLSPTKTQQPISPSNGPELKSMPRAVLKPFKGTSEPLAFPDKDNKDLPLQSSSSSLPLRPLRAPSVPVVTQWRPLKLIYDHDIRLAQMPANCSFRVLRDIVANRYPSSKSVLVKYKDMDGDLVTITSTDELRLAESCIDGLAPKEKNEASEMNKSDALAVLRLHVVEVSPDQEPPLVEEEEKPVQEPSVEDEVIKGDQSVTHSSTGDSVLEGMDNEAIKTGLEEDAPAEKTGGEANHTECKEVEIDDWLFEFAQLFRTQVGIDPDAHIDLHELGMELCSEALEETVTSEEAQSLFDMAASKFQEVAALAFFNWGNVHMCAARKRIPLDELAPKEVMTAQLEAAYDWVQERYSLAGQKYEEALRIKPDFYEGLLALGQQHFETAKLRWSFALANKVNLETWDSTETIGLFDSAEMKMKAATEMWEKLEEQRANELKDPSVSRKDELLKRRKKHGTGTDGQPSGNGQGELSAEEAAEQAAVMRSQIHLFWGNMLFERSQVEFKLGLEGWEKNLDAAVERFKLAGASEADIAVVLKNHSSNGGAGVEGDGKNITSGSTEITETNGKAEVKHVPER